The Plectropomus leopardus isolate mb chromosome 14, YSFRI_Pleo_2.0, whole genome shotgun sequence DNA window AATTCATCCAATATGTTGAATCATTTATGTCTGGATCAAAGTGGACAAACCAGCCAGCAGACTTTACTATTCCTAGAGCCATGGCTAACAACTgcgaaaaaaaatacacttaattataattaatatgGCTTAGTTTCAAATAAGaatcaaatataatttttcttcTATTTAAAATTGTAGTGGTATTTAATTCATTATCACTTGAATATGCAGAGGCACCTTTTTACAATTCATGGTACCCATGTTGATATCAAACTGCAAGCAACAGAATCGGTTCTAATCTGAGCTCGTCCAGTCTAATGAAGGCAGCATAGGCCCTGCTGTCTTAAatattatatgtcacactgAGAATAGTTTAACAGCTTTATCTTTCAACTACAACCATACAAACTGTTGGTAGTgctgtttaaaaacatgtgCTTTTGAGTTAAAGCCCAACATGACCCTGACGAACTCGTCCGCTGTAAAACATCCTATAACTGCTATTAAGGTCTCAGTATTTATGGAGCTGTCGAAGCCGTATCTACAGATTTCTCCTGCCTCACTTTGGCCAGGCTGAAGTCCTCTCTCACTTGCTGCAGCAGAACAGGGCAGCACACTACATCCACAGCTGTCATCGCCAAAGCTTTGGCTGTCCTCAGGGTGAACAACTGGGCCTCTTCAGCTCCtggcacaggaaaaaaaaaaaaaaaaagagcggaGACGGGAAAATAAAGCATCTCAGCAAATAGAAACTTCCACTGACCTGGAAAGACGATGATGACTAAAATCGTCTGAGAATTCAATTTCATCACAGCAAACAACATCTGCTCCCGACAGACACGTGCTGCCGTACCTGCTGCTGCGGTGTATTCCTCCGTGTGATTTAACGCGTCGGTGCAGATGTAGAAGAAAGGATGGATGCCGGGGACTATGAATGATACATTGCCAAAGTCTGTAGAGCCTGCcggataattataaatacactGTGATAATGATTCTTTGTTGATTCagtgaacaacaaaaaagacaatctgtgaaaaaatgttggctcGCTGCTCTGCTGTTACAATCTTTTCTGCAGAAATCAAGGAACGAAAGAGataataatgtcttttttatgttcttttttaatttcacatacCAGTGAATTTGGCTGGCTGCTCTGGAAACTGCATCCCCAAAGATTTTCCATTAGTTTCATACAGATTTGCCAGTGTGGCATTAGGCAGGATGTTATGGTAGCAATGAGATGTGTATATGATCTCCACCTGAGGGACACACAAGCATATCATCATTCATAAAATGCAAGGCCCAAAAACAGAGATTACGATCATATATCAACAGTATAGGGAGCCTTGTGCATGCTCTGTGATGTGAGTGGCCTGAAGCAAGAGCAGTCGTAGGAGAAAAGCAGCCAGAAGATAAAGGTGAATTATgcaacagcacaacaacactCAGAGCATAATTACAGGAATATGTTAAAAAGGGCAATGTTATATAACAGCAACGCAAACACTGCAATTCTCAGCTATTATATCAACACACgctgtttttttcacatctgtGCCAGAGGGCAGAAAATGTAAGACAACATTTTTAGGTTAAGCTTACTTGGCAGCCAGTGGCGACAGCAGCTGCCCTGAAGCAACTTTCAGCTTTGGCCTTCAGGTCACAAAGATCCTTAACCAGCGGCGTGCGCAGATAAAACTCTAACTCAGTGTAGGCAGGGATAATGTTGGGCTTCACCCCTCCATGTTTGATGATGCCTGTAGTGGAGAAAAGGAACAAGATAGAAGATAAGAAGGAAAGGGGAACACTGAACAACTGCAAAAGTCGCATGTGTTTGCACCCCTCTACGTTTTAAAAGGCAGATGAAAGTTGCCTCACACTGATACCCTCTGGCTGCTATCCACATTGAATGAGTGTGCCACTGTCAGTGTATAACTTCACTGTGTTAGTCAATCAgtaataaaacacatcagtaaacCGGTAACACAACAGTTActcagcagatggagtttgcCCTGTTGTCACCGAATAGTAGATGctttaagggacagttcacccgagaatcaagaaaacatatttttcctctgccTTGTAGTGctgtttttcaatgttttgatgtgagttgtcgagtgttggagatatcagcctctcccgaaagaaaaaaaaaagaaaaactcaacagcaatgtctctttccagaaatcatgatccagttactcaagataatctacggatcttgctgtgagctgtctcatgttggaactattttctttctaccaaactacacccaccaatcAAATCACTGCGCAAAAGGAAGCATGCAACTCCTGCAACCTACCTAGCATGACTGCGCTCGCTAAAGTTAGAACTTAGTTCAGGAGGTCGCCATAAATGTTTGCATCTTGTGTTGTCACGAGGATGaacctctcatccatgagtagatgcacacttccttctgcacagttaTATGATTGGCgagtgtagtttggtagaaagaaaacagttcctatACAGCGTGCCATGAGCAGCCCTGGTCACATACTGTTTATTGTGCTGTTTGTTGTGAttcattacattgtttttttttttttattattattttattttattttcttgactgTTGTGtgctaaaatgtatgtatggtgctttgagcaccacaagcgaATTACCATCTTGTTCCTTTACATTCTCGAGGAGGCAGACGTCTCTACGGCCCATATCTCCAATACtccacaccaaaacaatctagattaataaagtgctctacaagtaagaggaaaaatatgtatttctgattttgaggTGAACACATTAAGGACATCTCATGCATGTCGACTTAAACAGTAAATGGACTTTCAAGCCCTGTTGATCACAGTGTCTGCCTGTTGCTCACCGTGAAGCCTCCAGTCTGGTTTGAGTTGCTGTCTGAGTGCAGAGAGGTTGTTATAGGCCAGCACAGCAGCATCCAGGGCATTCACTCCCTCCCAAGGATATGCAGAGGCATGAGATGCTTTCCCGTGGTACTTCACTAACATTCTGCAACGCACCAACATAGCAGGTTAAGGGTTATCTGAAATATAGAGACTAGAGGATGCAGAACAAATTGTTGTGAACAGGAACTTACTCATCGAGAGCGACACAGGGCAGGAATGAAGCATCTTGCTGAGCCGGGTGAGCCATGAAGACAAGATCGATGTCAGCGAAGGCTCCTGCCTTGATCAGGTCGATCTTTCCTCCCATATCCTCCTCTGCAGGAGTTCCCAGAACTGTTATCTGGTGTAAAAGTGTTTGGTGTAAAAGTGATATCAGAATATCAAtttcaaatatcaaataactctgctgttttcagctcAGAGGAGTAGTGTAATTATTAGAGGTGCAAATATAGCTTGTTTATGGACTGAATTTCTTAGTATGTCATTGGGAATGATGCAAAAAGAtataagaaatacaaaataatccCAAAATATGATTATCTTCATATCTGAAAACCCCTTTGCAGCCAAGATGCATCAACACAACTTGTTCTCATCTGGTCTTCTTTGTAATAAAATAGAATTATGTCAGTGGCGATGTAGGCCTGGGCGTCCGAGGCTTCAACCCTGAGTATTTTATAAATAGCCCCAGCTCTAAATACAGGctttacaaaaacaagaataatgaaaaaaaaaagctcattcaTACTTATACTTGAATAGGTGCATAGTTATATTTCACCACTGCTAACattaatacatatatttaataatttttcaaactcaagtcaatgcatttttaatgatagcagGGGTAAAGTATTCTGATTCTACTTGATATTAATTACTAATGACTATTAATGTTTTTCTCATCAAAATTCATAACTAATCtggaatgttaaaaaaaaaaggttaaataaggtgccagagtgaataaaaaagcataaaaatagagcctgttctcaaaaaaaaaaagacccaatgtcctaaaatcctaaaaacatccctGATTTATATTGAATACAATTACTTTctaagatttaaaacattttcttggtCTGATATTCGGTGAGTCACATCTTGTCAATAAATGACTCTTCAGAGGAGTTTTTTGACTTACGGCTGTtgtttgaaacctgaatcaacatgacttttcttgtgctacattcacaCATCTTcaaactgatttgttttcttatgACAACATGAGAAAAGGGCAATGAACCTGGCAAGAAGTGTttcagaaaggaaaaaaatcccccaaactaACTATATAACCTTTAtacaggattattattattacttaagcgcctttttcaagtcatttcactgttttgttttttgattgtttatttgtattatttaaaccttttttcttctcatttttaggtaatttcttttacttttttgctaatttttggatgactgccatttttaagttacttttatattttctttattttcagaagtgcaaccaattttctcaggttgcaaagggtttaTGAAGCCTTCGGGTCGTGGTTACCTTCACTGGTTGAGGCAGCTCAGTCTGACTCTCGACAGCAGCTTTCAGCCCCACAGCGGCTGCAGCTCCCACCTCTGCGATCAGATTGTGTCCGCACGCGTGTCCGATACCCGGAAGCGCGTCGTACTCACACAGGAACCCCACGTTCAGCACCTTCAGCGCGGGCTCCCTCTCCCCACCACCGCCACCACCGACCGGACCCCAGCTGGCCCGGAAAGCGGTCGGTAACTTGTAGTGAGTTTCCACCGTCCATGTTTGGTCCTGAGAGAAGAAGCGCACCAGCCTGTCGTGCGCGTGCGTCTCGTTACCAGCGAGTTCAGGTCGGCTCCAAATGTCTCGACTCAAACTGTGCAGCtcgtctttctgtctgtctatgCACAGCTGCAAAATGTCTTTCATCAGCTGTGGTGTCTCCATGAGGTCTTGATCAACCTGCTGTCCTGCTGACATTTCGTCCCGTTCAGACCGTTATGCAGTGGGCGGGACAGGAAGTAGTTGTACTTATATGTTGTGGTTTATATTAGCGATCAACAGATTATCGACCGATATTTGGCaatttgcagattatctgtatcagtattTGATTTTAATGACTGCCGAtaacataattaattaaaaagtgcaaagaaagtgtcagcatgggaagaactttaactttgtaaaatctcagggagctattgttttctttattcatttttaacttttcacttcactgtctaaaaaaaaaaaaaaaaaaaaaaaaacttgctgggAATTTgtcatattccaaattctaaatattgatacaaatattttcatttttattgtaaatgcatgttaTGCAAAAGCAAATGCAAAATCTGA harbors:
- the LOC121953157 gene encoding peptidase M20 domain-containing protein 2-like is translated as MSAGQQVDQDLMETPQLMKDILQLCIDRQKDELHSLSRDIWSRPELAGNETHAHDRLVRFFSQDQTWTVETHYKLPTAFRASWGPVGGGGGGEREPALKVLNVGFLCEYDALPGIGHACGHNLIAEVGAAAAVGLKAAVESQTELPQPVKITVLGTPAEEDMGGKIDLIKAGAFADIDLVFMAHPAQQDASFLPCVALDEMLVKYHGKASHASAYPWEGVNALDAAVLAYNNLSALRQQLKPDWRLHGIIKHGGVKPNIIPAYTELEFYLRTPLVKDLCDLKAKAESCFRAAAVATGCQVEIIYTSHCYHNILPNATLANLYETNGKSLGMQFPEQPAKFTGSTDFGNVSFIVPGIHPFFYICTDALNHTEEYTAAAGAEEAQLFTLRTAKALAMTAVDVVCCPVLLQQVREDFSLAKVRQEKSVDTASTAP